The genomic stretch GGCAGCGGAGCCGCCGCTTGCGGAACAGGCTGCGGTACTGGTGCCTCCGTGCGCACTGGTTCAGGTGCAGCTGTTGCCGCTGGTGCCGTTTCAGGCTCAGACTCACCAATTCCACCTGTCAGCTTGTTGATCATATCTATGGCAAATGACACAGGAATCATCTGCATGATGTGCGAATCGATCAGATCGCCCACGATCAGTCGGAAGGAAATCTTGATCAGCACCTCATCATTTGGGAACAGAGTCATCGATTGTCTTTTGTCAAAATCCATCACATCGACATCGGGCGGTGTAATGTTGACCATCATGTTGAAAATCGTTGACATGGATGTGGACGCAGATCCCATCATTTGATTCATCGCTTCTGCAACGGCCGACAAGTGCAATTCATTCAGTTCAGCAGGTGCTGACTTCCCGTCTCCACCCATCATCAAGTCGGCGATCACCTGCGCATCTTCCACGCGAATCGCCAAGACGTTTGCACCAACAAATCCGTCCGTATAGCTCACTTTAATCGCAACGTGCGGCAGCGGGAAATCGTGATTCAACTGATCGCGTGCGACAACAGATACCTTCGGAGTTGTGATGTCCACCTTTTGACGCAGTAAGGTAGATAGTGCAGTCGCCGCAGTGCCAAACGAAATATTCCCGACTTCTCCTAATGCATCCACTTCAAAGTCCGACAGGAAATCAGCTACTTTCAATTCGCTTGAACCCTCGCTGTCCCCATCACTTTGTTTTAGGAGGGCATCGATTTCCTGCTGTGACAAAACTTCTCTATTCATCAGCGCCCACTCCTTCATCATCTTCTAATGCTTGCGAAATTTGCACGGCCACTTTTCCGCGAGCCGTGCCCGGCTGTCCGTAAAACTTGACTCGGCTACCGATGCGAAGCTGAATCTTGGCATTGACATCCTGATGCAAGGCGATTACATCGCCTACACCAAGCGAGAGAAATTCACCGACGGAGATCGTAGAATGGCCAAGTTCTGCGAGCATTGGCACTTGAGTGTTGCCGAGGCTCTGACGGATGGCTTCCCAATCTTCACTGTAATCTTTGGAGCTTTTCATGCTACCCATCATATAGTGGGCAGAAAGCTTAGGAATGATCGGCTCCAAAACCACATGCGGCATACAGATGTTGATCATTCCCGTCGTCTCTCCGATCTTCGTCGATAAGGAGACGACTGCAACCGTTTCATTTGGTGAGACGAGCTGTAGGAATTGTGGGTTGACCTCCAAATGATCAACGTCAGTATCAAGGTCAACGACCGCCTTCCAAGCTTCTTGGAAGTTATCCAGCGCCCGACCAAACACGCGCTCCATGATCGTCATTTCAATCTCGGTTAGGTCGCGAAGTTCATCAGTCCCTTGTCCAGGGCCGCCAAGCAATCGGTCGAGCATCGCGTAGGCGATGTTCGGGTTGACTTCCATGACGAATTTTCCTTCTAATGGCGCGCAGTTAAACACATTCAAAATCGTCATTTTAGAGATGGACCTAATAAACTCTTCATAAGGCAATTGATCGACAGAAACGACAGAAATCTGAACAAACGTGCGGAGTTGAGCCGAAAAATACGTTGTCAGCAAACGTGCGAAATTCTCAAAGATCCGAGTGATGCTTCGAATATGGTCTTTCGAGAATCTCATCGCACGTTTAAAGTCGTATACTTTGATCTTGCGGTCCGTGTCTTCTTTACGAATCTCTTCCGCTGTTAATTCGCCCGACGAGAGCGCCGATAACAGCGCATCAATCTCACTTTGCGACAAGACCTCAGCCATCTGTCATCACCTCCTTTATGTACCGGTTGGCCTATTGCACGACGATGTCGGAGATGTAGATGTTTGTGACTTTACCCTCGATCATCACTTTGTTCATTTCGTTAATGAGGCGGACTTTCAAAAGCTGATAGCCCTCTGGCTTCTCAATGTCGGCCTGTGTTGTCGTATGCAAGACGGTGTTGATAATATCTTTGATCTGCGCTTTGCGCTCTTCTAACTCACGCATCGCATCCACGCTTTCACCTTGCACGGAAAATGTAGCCTGTATCAGCGCGCTTCCAGCCAAGTTTGTAGTCATCTTCCCAAATTCAAACTGGCTTAGTTTTAATTCTTTCGCAGTCGGTACTTTTTCTTCCTGCTGACCTGATGCCGGAACGATCACCGTTTTGAAAACGACGACCCCGACGATTCCAAGCAATGCCACGGCAATGACCACAATAAGTACGATATTGAGCATCTTATTACGAAACATCGGTTCCCTCCGCGTTCAATTGCCGGGCTTGTACAGAGACAAGCCCGACTTTTCGGTAGAATGATTCGATCATGTCAAGCACTTCTGAGACAGTTTCAGTCACGATGAACTTTTTTCCGGTGATCAGCGTGATCACCGTATCCGGTGTAGCTTCCACCGTTTCAACCAGCGTTGCATTGAGAAAGACTGTGGAACGGTTAAACCTCGTCACTCGGATCATAAGCTCACCTCACCCCTCTAATTAACGCTTGAGATTGACAATTTCCTGCAGGATTTCGTCTGCCGTCGTGATCGTTCGAGAGTTGGCTTGGAAGCCGCGTTGTGCCACGATCATTTCCGTAAATTCGTTCGTGAGGTCTACGTTGGACATTTCAAGGGAACCTACCAGCAAAACCCCTGTGCCCGTTGCGGTGTCGCCAGGCGATGCGATAATTGCTTCACCGGAGTTCGGAGAGCTTCTAAACATGGACCCCCCTACTTTTTCGAGACCTGCCGGGTTGGCAAACTTCGCCAGTCCGATCGGACCGAATGTGGTCGTCCCACCTTCACCATCAACGACAGTCAAGATGCCTTTCGAGTCGAACGAGAAGGATTTGACAGCCGACATATCATCAAGAACGATCGGGGCACCGGCGCTGTCCACCACTTTCCAGCCATCTGCCGTCACCAGGTTACCTGTTTCGTCAAAATAGAAATTACCGGAACGGGTGTAGAACACCTCATCATTTTCGTTAACCACGGTGAAGAATCCTTCGCCTTGGATCGCAAAGTCCAGCGGACGGTTCGTAACTTGAGGTGCCCCGTTGTTCATGATCGTATCGATGGCAGAGATCGTCGATCCCAAACCGATTTGCTGCGGGTTGGTACCACCAAACGGATCGACCGGTGCGCCTGCCCCTTGCAGGGTTTGGCTCATGATATCCTTAAACATCACGCGGCCCGCTTTAAATCCAACGGTGTTAACGTTGGCAACGTTATTACCAATAACGTCAAGTTTGATCTGAAAGCCTCTCATCCCGGAAATACCGGAATACATGGAACGAAGCATTGAAGTTCCCTCCTTTAGTTGTGAGCCGCATCAGTCGGTCAACGGCTTCTGGGCATCCACATGGTGGTCCTGCCCTACGCAAATACTGCGCTGTCAATTTTTGTGAAAACATGATCGTTCATATGTGCAGAATCGACAGCAGTGATCACTGTGCGGTTTTTCACCGAGATCACGAAGGCGGTGTCTTTATACACGACCAGTGATTCGCGCCCGCCTTTAGCTGCCACTTTGTCGATCGCATTTCCCAGTCGATTGAGATCATCCTGTGTCAAGGAGATGTTCCGCAGACGCAGACGCTCAAGTGCATGTCCGGAAAATGTGACCCTTTGCTGCTTGGCGAGTACCTTGTTCAATTCTTCCTGAAAGGAAGTTCCCCCTGTATGACCCGGCCCTGTAGTTCGCGGGGCGATCTCTCGTTTCGGAGTGATCGGTAGCGACAAAGGCCGCAGGAGCCAATCTTGGCTCACATTCCCCACCCCCTGCTCGAAGGTTATTTCGCTTTCACCGTCTCGATCGCGTTAAGATCAACCAGTTCCTGGCCTACTTGTACGGCGACGATGCCACCCACAGTTCGTACCGCTGTCACTTCCCCTGTGACAGTCTCCCCTTTGGCGTTGTAGTACGTGACAACGTTGCCGAGCAATTGCGCCCCAAGAGTCATTGCGCTCATTTGCGCGACTTGTTGATTGATAATGGCTACTTTGTTCATTTGCTCAAGCGAAGAGAATTGTGCCATCTGGGCAATAAACTCCCTGTCTTGCAAAGGCTGTGTTGGATCTTGGTTCGCTAGTTGTGTGACAAGTATTTTCAAAAATGCATCCCGATCGAGTTCGCGTTTTGGGGCTGCTTCCGTGCGCGATTCATAACGATGCGAGTTGTCAATGAGGACAGTATTGGCCATGATTCTCACTCCTTTTACGCTGTGACATCGATGCTCTCCCCGGTCAAATGCTCACCGTCCGGCAACGTCTCCCCATCTGGTAAATTAAACGTGTCCACCGGGACTTGGCGAGACTGTTCGCCTTGCTGTTGCTCACGTGCCTGCTGACCCGAACCGCGTTGATCCGGCATACCAGAACCTAGGCCGGTGCTGTTCTGGGAGGAAGTTTGCACTTCAATGCGGTCGTACTGGATTCCTTGCGCCTGCAATTGAAGTTTCAATCCAGTAATCGCCGCGTCGAGCATGCCTTTCGAGGCGGATGAGTCCGCGATCAATTGTACCGATATCTGTTTGTTAATCGCTTGGATGCGAACTTCCACTTCTCCTAGACCTTGAGGTTCTAGAATAATACGGAATTCATGACGGCCTGGAGCTTCGATCAGCGTAGCACGCTTGATGATCGTCTCAGAAAACTCCGATCGAAATTGATCGGCACGCATCGTGACGACTGGCTCCAGCTGCAGGTTGCGCGACGGGAGTTGCAAATGCGATTGATTCGCTACGATCCCCGCGGCTGGCGAATCTGTTTGCTGCGTTTGCCCCTCTGAACCGGACTTCACGAGTTCAGCGGTTGCGCCGCTCGTTTCGGCTGTCAGATTGGCAGCCGCGACAACGCCCCCCGGTTTGATCGATTCGGAAGTGAACGCCGTACGATCTGTTGCTTGAAGCGCATGTGTCGAGATCGTCGCCTGCAATTTGCCAAAGAGACTGTTGGCCTTGAGCAGTAATGCAGAATCAGTCTGGGATTTACTGTCCGAAACAGTATGACCTTCTTGATCCGAGTCCGCTTGTATCGACTTCATCAGCGATTGGAACAACGCGGTCGTTTGCGACTCCTGTACAAGCAACTGTGGCTGTGCGGAGAGCGCATGCACCATCTGGGTCAGAGCGGATCCGAACTCTGCAAGCAATTGCGAGTGCGATTTTAACGTTTCGATCGGATTTCCATTCGGCTGACTGTTGAGGACAGTCAAAAGCTCAGAAGAGGCTCCGAATTTCTGTAGCACTTGAGCCAATTCGGCGTTTGAAAGCGGTAGATCTTTCAACAAAAGTGCTACATTTCTTTCACCAGCTTGTCCAATCAAAGCAAGGCCTTGCCCTTCATCCATCGCTTGGAGTTCCGATTGTTGTAAGACGAGTTGCGGAGATAATCCTCCAGCCATTGCTGCCAAAGCGGTTAGCAATTGATCTTGATCAGGTGAACTCTTATCTGCTGTCTGCTTCGACAACCCCGCCGCTTGTAGGAGCATCCCGAATCCGCCACGTGCTTCTGACTTGCCTGATGCTGTGCCAGTTTTCCCTGTTGCCCCAGTAGATTGGGTCACTGCGGCGTTTCCAATTGCCAGTTTCATTTGTATCACCTCCTTTCGCAGTTAGCGGCTCATGATTTTAGCCGCAATCGCTGGTTCCATCTGTTCCAAAATCGCTGCCTGCGCGCTTGAGCTCATCTTGCTCAACAGTTGCTTGGCTTCGGTTACTGACAGTTGGCTTAGCACCAGTGCTGCTTTGGAAGGCTTCATATCAGCGTATACTTCCGCTTGCGCCAAAATTGGGTCTTTTTGAGTTTTGTCCGTCTTCGTTTCAAATTCGGCAAGTTTCGCTTTCAAACGCGCGATCTCGCCGTCTTTTTTCTTCAGGTCGGACTCGGTTTGCTGTTTTTCGCTCTCAAGCGCAGTCACCTTGTCTTGCAGCTCTTGGATTCGCTTTTGCTTTTCTGCATCGGCCGACGGTTGCCCAGTTACCGTCTCCTCTTCTTCTGGAAGGAAACTTGAAACAACCGGAATCTCTCGAGCAGCATTAGCAATCTTACCAGTTACATCAAATCCAAGAAATTGAAGAATGATCCCGGACAAAAGAGCGGTAAACAGAAGCGGAAGGATAATGATGTAAAACAACCACTCCATTTTGCTGTAGCGATGTTCCGCTTCCATGCTTCCCTCTTCACCTCCCTTTACGGCTTCTCAGTGCCGCAGCCGCTTCGTCCAGCGCTTCCTGCGCCTGCTTCTCCAGATGTGTTCGAACTTCCACACTGCGCTTTTCTTGCAGTTTCGACCATATCTGTTCATCAAGGAAGCGACCTTTCAGCATTTCATGCTTGTCCTCGCATTCCACCTTTTGCATTGCGATCACTTCGGCTTGTTGCAACATCTGACGTTGCTGAGCATTGAGATACACAATCCAAGAATGCAAATGCTGTGTAGAGATCCGCTCTTCGGTCGCCTGATGCAGTTCCGCTTTTGCCGCATCATGCTGATCAGCCAGTGTATACAACTTGTTATACTCCGCATCGAGTTTCCGCTTCGACTCGGCATATTCCCAAGTCGCCTGCTGAGTAATGCGATTTTTCAATGTTGTGATCTTTTGCAAAGAAGCCAAGGAGATCGTCATACTTCGATCCCTCCGAACTCTTCGATGAGTGCTGCCCTAGCGCTGTCCAAATCGCTGTGCTCATGCACATCCTGTGCTGTGAAGCGCTGAATGGCAGGATGATGCAAAATCGCTTTGTCGATCTGCATGTTGTTACCGCGCTGATAGGCGCCGATGTTGATCAAGTCTTCCGAATCCTTATAGATCGAGCTCAACTTTTTGACGGTAGCAGCTGCGCGTTTATGCTCAGGCAGTACCAGATCGTTCATCACGCGAGAAACGCTCGCCAGCACATCGATCGCTGGAAAGTGACCCCGATTGGCGATCTGACGGGAGAGGACGATATGACCGTCAAGAATGCCCCGTGCCGCATCGGCAATCGGTTCATTCATGTCATCACCGTCAACTAACACCGTATAAAAAGCGGTGATCGTCCCCAATTCGCCGGTACCCGCTCGCTCTAAAAGCTTTGGGAGCATGGCGAATACTGACGGGGTATAGCCACGCGTAGTCGGAGGCTCACCAACGGCGAGACCTACCTCGCGCTGAGCCATTGCAAATCGGGTAACCGAGTCCATCATCAGCACGACATCCTGCCCCTGATCGCGAAAATATTCGGCGATAGCAGTTGCGACAAGAGCGCCTTTGATTCGCACCAAGGGGGGCTGATCGGAGGTAGCCACGATCACGACGGAGCGGGCCAAACCTTCCGGTCCCAAGTCCTTCTCAATAAACTCGCGAACTTCGCGACCCCGCTCACCGATCAGTGCGATCACGTTGATATCGGCAGCCGTGTTGCGGGCGATCATCCCAAGCAGGGTACTCTTGCCAACGCCTGACCCAGCGAATAGTCCGACCCGTTGACCACGGCCCACGGTGAGCAAAGCGTCGATACAGCGAACGCCAACTGATAGCGTCTCGTCGATCCGCTTACGACTTAATGGATTGGGTGGTTGACGTGTAGCGGTGTAGGTCTGCGGGCTGTCTAACGGCCCTTTTCCATCGATCGGCTGACCAAGCCCGTCAAGTATGCGTCCAAGCAGATGCGGTCCGACAGGAATCTCAAGTGAACTGCCAGTCGCTAGAACGTCATGACCTGGACCGATCGAACCTAAATCGGAAAATGGCATTAAGAGCACGTTGTTTTCGCGAAAACCCACCACTTCTGCAAACATCGGCTCATTTCCCGGCGATTCGATTTGGCACACATCGCCGATCGTCGCAGCTGGTCCCCTCGACTCGATCGTGAGACCTATGACTTTTGTCACCTTGCCATTAATTTTCATTGTCCGCGTACGGCTCAGCCGACTGAGATACTTTTCGAGATTCACATGCCCGCTCATGGTTCAAGGCTCGCAGCGACTTCCTGCAACGCCTTTCTCACCTCTTCCAATTGGGTGTCAATCCTTGCATCGATGTTGCCAAAAGACGTGCAGACGACACAGCCTCCAGCCTCCACGCTATGATCTTTGATGATCAAAAGCTCAGCCTGTCCCGGCACATCTTTGCGAAGCCGCTCACGGTTCTGCTGGACAACCGCATGATCATCCGGATGGACTCGCACTTCAACTTTGCCGCTATCGTGCATCTCATCTAACGCGGCCTGTACGACCTCGACAACAAATGAGCGGTCAACCGAGCTCTCGCGAATCATGATCTTCTTGGCCACTTCCAACGCCAAGTCAACAATCATCGGTTCCGCTTGCGCAAAGTAGCGGCGGCGTTCCTCCACTGCAGACTGGTATTGTTCATCCGCTGCCTGCAGCATTTCGACACACTCCGCTTGTGCTTGCTCCATGCCAAGCGCTATACCTTCCTGACGGCCCTGTTCCTTCGCTGCTTCCACTTCCGCTTGCAACAGAGACTGCACACGCTCACGCTCACGTTCCAGCATTCCTGAAACCTCTTCCTCTGCATGTGCGACATGCTTGCGGGCAGTAGCTTGCGCGTCAGCCAATATGGCGTTTGCCTCCTGCTGAGCAGCAAGTATCGCCTGTTCGAACTCGGCTTGCCCCGGATTTTCTGATCGCGGGAACACGACCGGCTCGACTTGGATCTGATAGGCTTGCTGAGCGAGCGACGTCTGCTGTGCTTTGAGCAACTTAGACAATGATATCGTCTCCTCCGCCGCGGGCGATCACGATCTCGCCACTCTCTTCCAGTCGGCGGATGATGCCCACAATCCGTTGTTGTGCTTCTTCGACATCGCGCAGACGCACAGGTCCCATGAACTCCATATCTTGTTTGAACGTTTCGACCATTCGCTTCGACATGTTGCGGAAAATAACTTCTTGCACCTCTTCGCTGGATACTTTGAGTGCCAGCGCCAGATCGTTCGTGTCCACATCGCGGATGACACGCTGGATCGAACGGTTGTCGATGGACACGATATCTTCGAAGACGAACATACGTTTTTTAATCTCCTCAGCCAGTTCTGGATCTTGCAGTTCCAGCGATTCGAGAATCGTTTTCTCCGTAGCACGATCAACACCGTTGAGCACTTGTACAATCGCGTCGATGCCGCCTCCGGTGGAGAAATCGTGCAGCGTCATTTGGGACAACTTATTCTCCAACACACGCTCAACTTGGTTGATCACTTCTGGCGAGGTGCGGTCCATAATCGCGATCCGGCGTGCGATGTCCGCTTGACGCTCTTGCGGCAAGGCGGAGAGAATCATCGCAGCCTGCTGGGCATCTAAGTAGGAGAGCACAAGTGCAATCGTTTGCGGATGCTCATTTTGGATAAAGTTTAAGATTTGATTTGGATCCGTTTTCCGGGCAAAGTCGAAGGGACGAACTTGCAACGATGCGGTCAAACGGTTGATAATATCGATCGCCTTTTGCGAGCCGAGCGCCTTTTCTAGCACGTCTTTGGCGTACTCGATCCCGCCCTGTGAGATGTACTCTTGCGCTTGCGCAATCGAGTGGAACTCATCAAGCACATCTTCTTTTTGTTCGTATTCAATTTTACGCACATTCGCGATCTCAAGAGTCAACTGTTCGATCTCATCTTCACGCAGATGCTTGAACACCTTCGATGCGATTTCCGGTCCAAGAGAGACAAGCAGAACGGCCGCCTTTTGACGCCCGGTAAGTTTTTGTTGCATGCGCGCCACTAGCAGTCACTCCTACTCTTCTACCAACCAAGTACGCAACAGGTTGACAAATTCTTCCGGTTTTTGGTTTGCAAGTTTTTCGAGTTGCTTTTTCATCTTTTGCGATTCCGATTCTTCCATCGCCACCGCAATCTCTTTCGCTGCCGGGACTTCGAGCACCGGTACGTCCGTTTGCTTACGTCGTCTGGTCAGCACATAAGCGCCGCCTCCAAGCAGTACGAGAGCTGCTGCCATCGCCCCTAAGAACCATGGCTCTTTATAGAAGTTTTGCGATTCGAACGGGTTGGCTGGAGCAACAAATTGTTGTGCGGTTACGGTGATCACATCATTTGCCGTGCCGTCATTTTTGTTACCGATCGCAGTGGAGACGAAGTTGGTGATCTCGTCTTTTTGGGCCTGAGTCAGGTCTTTATCGTTCAACAGGACCGATACGGTATATTGCTTCACGCGGTACATCGAAGTTTTTCCGTTTTCGGTGTAGGTGTTCCACTCATAGTTCGTCGTGTTATCTTTTTTCGAAGAGGACGATGTTCCTTGCTCAGCAGCTGGGTATTGTTGCTGGTTGTTGTTGTTTTGCTGTTGGCCAGCAGCACCGCCGCCTTGTGTACCTTCTGTCTGTTCAGTGTTTTCTCGTTGGGAGATCACACCACCCGTCGTGGAACCATCGATCGGCGGTGTCAGCTTTTTGTCTGTCCAATTGCGTTGGTCGAAATCAACATCTGCATGAACAACGACAGCAACATTGTTGAGACCGACAATCCGCTCAAGTGCGTTACGAATCTTTTTAGTAGTTTCTTGTTCAACTTGAATTTGGATCTGCTGTTGCTTGGTCAGCTGCGAGTTCGTTCCGCCCACAGTCAGCGCCTCACCAGCATCATCGACAAGACGTGTGCCGTTTTGATCGACGATGGCTACATTTTGCGGAAGCAGACCTTGTACCGAATGCGAGACCAATTGTTGAATCCCGCCAATTTGATCGGTGTTCAATTGTACTCCGGGTGCCAGCGACAACATGACAGAAGCCTTTGCATCCTGCTGTGCTTGGGAAACGAAGAACTTCTCTTGCGCTTGAACAACGCTGACCTTTGCCTCCTGTACTCCCTTGATCGTCCGAATCGCATTGGCGATATTTCCTTCAATCGCCTGCTGGTAGCGGACATTGAACTCCTTTTCGGTCATGCCAAGATCGGTCTTGTCAAAAACGGAGTAACCTAGCGTCCCAGTGGATGGGAGACCTTCCATAGCGAGCTTCATCGTCGCTTCATGCTGGTACTGTTCAGGCACAGAGATCGAATCGGAACCGACTTTGATCGGGATGTTCAATTCCTCGAGTTTTTGCGACAATTCACCCAAACTCGCAGGCGATTGATTCGCGAAAACCACTACATAATTCGGGCGAAAAGCGAACCAAGAGAGAAGGGAGACTGTGAGTACAAAGAAGACGCCAACAAGGATCAAGTTCCGGCGCTGTCTTTTCTCAAGCTGCTTCCAATATCCTGTAAGTTTTTCGAATAATTGCTTAAGCTGCTGGTTCACAATTTCACCTCGTCGTCACTTCTTACTCCCCCACACGTGCTTCACGCAATCCCTTAAACTTGCATGCGCATGACCTCTTGGTATGCCTCCATCGCTTTGTTTCGTATTTGAACCATCAATTGAAAGGAAATTGACGCTTTTTCCGCAGCGATCATCACAGTATGCAAATCGGGAGCTTGACCGCTTGCCAGCGCTTCAGTCAACACATCCGCATGA from Tumebacillus algifaecis encodes the following:
- the fliF gene encoding flagellar basal-body MS-ring/collar protein FliF; this encodes MNQQLKQLFEKLTGYWKQLEKRQRRNLILVGVFFVLTVSLLSWFAFRPNYVVVFANQSPASLGELSQKLEELNIPIKVGSDSISVPEQYQHEATMKLAMEGLPSTGTLGYSVFDKTDLGMTEKEFNVRYQQAIEGNIANAIRTIKGVQEAKVSVVQAQEKFFVSQAQQDAKASVMLSLAPGVQLNTDQIGGIQQLVSHSVQGLLPQNVAIVDQNGTRLVDDAGEALTVGGTNSQLTKQQQIQIQVEQETTKKIRNALERIVGLNNVAVVVHADVDFDQRNWTDKKLTPPIDGSTTGGVISQRENTEQTEGTQGGGAAGQQQNNNNQQQYPAAEQGTSSSSKKDNTTNYEWNTYTENGKTSMYRVKQYTVSVLLNDKDLTQAQKDEITNFVSTAIGNKNDGTANDVITVTAQQFVAPANPFESQNFYKEPWFLGAMAAALVLLGGGAYVLTRRRKQTDVPVLEVPAAKEIAVAMEESESQKMKKQLEKLANQKPEEFVNLLRTWLVEE
- the fliE gene encoding flagellar hook-basal body complex protein FliE → MIQGVNKLMQPTALDGVKALQAPDVKSVGGPSFSEVLSQAIESVNNQQNHADVLTEALASGQAPDLHTVMIAAEKASISFQLMVQIRNKAMEAYQEVMRMQV